A portion of the Rhodanobacter sp. AS-Z3 genome contains these proteins:
- a CDS encoding efflux RND transporter periplasmic adaptor subunit: protein MKRPLIIFTAVLFAATLLLVGYLGGRRQNVTTAATMDAPSASTVTARKVLYWYDPMVPAQHFPKPGKSPMGMEMVPKYADGGSAARGVRIDSATVQNLGIRTASVERRVLSSAILVPGTITWNLREASTISARVDAVISKLQVRAPYTKVTAGEPLADLLAPQWNSALAEYYALQQAQSADAKALRSAARERLRVLGLTPADIRSAHRGSGATITLHAPRAGVVTTLDVREGQRVSAGQTLMTLNGLATVWAEAALPQAAAGSVHSGTPVMVTTDALPGQEFHGRVETLLPDIDSATRTQRARIVLANPDGRLSPGMFVTVQLSPASGAAVAVVPDDALISTGQQTRLIVADAQGRFHPVAVRIGRSSGGYTEILEGLHGNENVVVSGQFLIDSEASLSGALDRLNDAQLEPAKAGSAHAPATSHAEHAGHTMPMEHTEHPGAKP, encoded by the coding sequence ATGAAGCGTCCACTGATTATTTTCACCGCCGTGTTGTTCGCGGCGACACTGCTGCTTGTCGGCTACCTCGGTGGTCGTCGTCAGAACGTCACGACAGCGGCCACCATGGATGCGCCGAGTGCTTCAACGGTCACCGCCAGGAAAGTGTTGTACTGGTACGACCCGATGGTGCCAGCGCAGCATTTCCCCAAGCCGGGAAAATCGCCGATGGGCATGGAGATGGTGCCCAAATATGCGGATGGAGGTTCCGCCGCGCGCGGCGTGCGCATCGATTCGGCCACGGTGCAGAATCTGGGCATCAGGACGGCGTCGGTCGAGCGTCGTGTCTTGTCGAGCGCGATCCTAGTACCCGGCACCATCACCTGGAATTTGCGCGAGGCCTCAACAATCAGCGCGCGTGTCGATGCGGTGATCAGCAAATTGCAGGTGCGCGCGCCGTACACGAAGGTCACCGCAGGCGAACCGCTGGCCGATCTACTGGCACCGCAGTGGAACAGCGCGTTGGCCGAATACTACGCGCTGCAGCAAGCACAGTCTGCTGACGCGAAGGCGCTGCGGAGTGCTGCACGAGAGCGGTTGCGGGTGCTTGGTCTGACACCGGCGGACATCCGCAGTGCCCATCGTGGAAGCGGCGCCACGATTACCTTGCACGCGCCGCGGGCCGGCGTAGTCACCACGCTGGACGTGCGCGAGGGCCAGCGCGTCAGTGCAGGACAGACCTTGATGACATTGAATGGTCTGGCCACGGTTTGGGCCGAAGCCGCCTTGCCACAGGCGGCAGCGGGAAGCGTTCACAGCGGCACGCCGGTGATGGTCACCACCGATGCGCTACCCGGCCAGGAGTTCCACGGCCGCGTCGAAACGTTGTTGCCGGATATCGACAGCGCGACCCGCACCCAGCGTGCGCGCATCGTGCTGGCCAACCCGGACGGTCGCCTGAGCCCGGGCATGTTTGTCACGGTGCAATTGAGTCCGGCATCGGGAGCGGCGGTGGCGGTCGTGCCGGACGATGCGTTGATCTCGACCGGGCAGCAGACGCGGTTGATCGTGGCCGATGCGCAGGGCCGCTTCCATCCGGTCGCCGTGCGCATCGGACGCTCGTCAGGCGGTTACACCGAGATTCTGGAGGGCTTGCACGGTAACGAGAACGTGGTTGTTTCCGGACAGTTCCTGATCGATTCGGAGGCCAGTTTGTCCGGCGCACTGGACCGCCTGAATGACGCTCAGCTGGAGCCTGCCAAAGCCGGCAGCGCTCACGCTCCGGCAACATCACATGCCGAACACGCCGGGCACACGATGCCCATGGAACACACGGAACACCCCGGAGCCAAGCCATGA
- a CDS encoding CusA/CzcA family heavy metal efflux RND transporter: MIAALIRAAIANRVFVLLAALVLAAVGVFSVMRTPVDALPDLSDTQVIIRTSWAGQSPQVVEDQITYPLATTMLSVPGAKTVRAYSFFGDSYVYVLFDDSTDLYWARSRVLEYLSQVRNQLPAGVNPSLGPDATGLGWIYEYALVDRTGQHDLGQLRALQDWFLRYQLKTVPDVAEVASLGGMERAWQIVPNTQALAARGITVAQLVDAVRSANGANGGSVIEQGEAELMVRSEGYLRTREDFESVPITTNANGVPTRLLDVATVRRGPTFRRGIAELDGQGEVAGGIVVLRSGKNAKAAIEAVKLKLDDLKRSLPPGVEIVPTYDRSQLIDAAVENLWGKLLEEFLIVALVCVLFLGHLRSALVAVVTLPLGVLTAFIALHLQGVSANLMSLGGIAIAIGAMVDAAVVMIENTHKHLEHWRDAHAGNEPQGTARWSLIGEAAAEVGPALFVSLLIIALSFIPVFALEGQEGKLFKPLAFTKTYAMAAAAGLAVTLVPVLMGYLVRGRIRAEHENPLNRGLIAIYRPVLEAVLRYPKATLVLAGLLMLTALVPLSRLGSEFMPAMDEGSLLYMPTALPGLSAGKAAQLLQLTDRMIKTVPEVDHVFGKAGRADTATDPAPMEMFETTITFKPKDQWRAGMTMDKLKVELNNAVRVPGLTNLFVPPIRNRIDMLATGIKSPIGIKVLGANVDALQAVADQIEVVARKVPGVSTAIAERAANGRYVDVHIRRADVARYGLSQQQVQELIATVVGGDPIGQTLEGRERYPIVLRYPRAERDSVAALRALPIVAANGAQLTLAQAADIRVVAGPPMLKSENGQLATYVYVDTAGRDLGAVVTDLQHAVAQQVKLPAGVTVAWSGQFEYLAQAMRRLTLVVPVVLLFVFLLIYAVFRRMSEAALIMASVPLALVGGLWLIWLLGHAVSVATMIGFIALAGVAAEFGVVMMLYLRHAWDRQLTLDPRSGVAELDDAIREGAVQRVRPKAMTVAVIMAGLLPILLGHGAGSEVMQRIAAPMVGGMLTAPLLSMLVLPAAFRLLMLRRLRAQARQNIVPQSQWQGN; this comes from the coding sequence ATGATTGCCGCGCTGATTCGTGCCGCGATCGCGAATCGCGTGTTCGTGTTGCTTGCGGCATTGGTGCTCGCGGCTGTTGGCGTGTTCTCGGTCATGCGTACGCCGGTAGACGCTTTGCCGGATCTGTCGGATACGCAGGTCATCATCCGCACCAGCTGGGCCGGGCAATCGCCGCAAGTGGTCGAAGACCAGATCACCTATCCACTGGCAACCACGATGCTGTCAGTACCCGGCGCCAAGACGGTGCGTGCCTATTCGTTCTTTGGCGACTCCTATGTCTACGTGTTGTTTGACGACAGTACGGACTTGTACTGGGCGCGCTCGCGCGTGCTGGAGTACCTGAGCCAGGTGCGTAACCAACTCCCGGCCGGGGTCAACCCGTCGCTAGGACCTGATGCCACGGGACTGGGCTGGATCTACGAGTACGCGCTAGTCGACCGTACCGGTCAGCATGACCTCGGCCAGTTGCGCGCGCTACAGGACTGGTTTTTGCGTTACCAGCTGAAAACAGTGCCGGATGTCGCCGAGGTCGCGAGCCTGGGCGGTATGGAGCGGGCGTGGCAAATCGTTCCCAATACGCAGGCGCTCGCCGCACGGGGCATCACCGTGGCGCAACTGGTGGACGCGGTACGCAGCGCCAACGGCGCCAACGGCGGCTCGGTGATCGAGCAAGGTGAGGCCGAGTTGATGGTGCGTAGTGAAGGCTACCTGCGTACGCGCGAGGACTTCGAGAGCGTACCGATCACCACCAATGCGAACGGCGTGCCCACGCGGTTGCTGGATGTCGCCACGGTGCGACGCGGACCGACTTTCCGTCGCGGTATCGCCGAGCTTGATGGGCAGGGCGAAGTGGCTGGTGGCATCGTCGTGTTGCGCTCGGGCAAGAACGCCAAGGCCGCGATCGAGGCGGTCAAGCTGAAGCTCGACGATCTCAAACGCAGCCTGCCGCCAGGCGTCGAAATCGTACCGACCTATGACCGCTCGCAATTGATCGATGCCGCGGTGGAGAATCTGTGGGGCAAGCTGCTTGAAGAGTTCCTGATCGTTGCGTTGGTCTGCGTGTTGTTCCTTGGCCATTTGCGTTCGGCACTGGTAGCCGTCGTTACCCTGCCGCTGGGCGTACTGACGGCGTTCATCGCGCTGCACCTGCAAGGCGTGTCGGCCAATCTGATGTCGCTGGGCGGTATTGCCATTGCGATTGGTGCGATGGTCGATGCCGCGGTGGTGATGATCGAGAATACGCACAAACATCTGGAGCATTGGCGCGACGCGCATGCCGGTAACGAGCCCCAAGGCACGGCACGCTGGTCGCTGATCGGGGAGGCCGCTGCCGAGGTGGGGCCGGCGCTGTTCGTCAGTCTGCTGATCATCGCGCTGTCGTTCATTCCGGTGTTTGCGCTGGAAGGGCAGGAGGGAAAACTGTTCAAGCCGCTGGCCTTCACCAAGACCTACGCGATGGCGGCGGCCGCCGGCCTGGCAGTGACTTTGGTGCCAGTGTTGATGGGCTATCTGGTGCGCGGACGCATTCGAGCGGAACACGAAAACCCGCTCAACCGAGGCTTGATCGCGATCTATCGACCGGTTCTGGAAGCGGTGTTGCGCTACCCGAAGGCAACCTTGGTGCTGGCCGGTTTGTTGATGCTCACCGCGCTGGTTCCGCTCAGCCGGCTTGGCAGCGAGTTCATGCCGGCCATGGATGAAGGTAGCTTGCTGTACATGCCCACCGCCTTGCCCGGACTTTCCGCCGGCAAGGCAGCGCAGCTGCTGCAGCTGACCGATCGCATGATCAAGACCGTACCCGAGGTCGATCACGTGTTTGGCAAGGCCGGCCGCGCCGATACCGCCACGGACCCCGCGCCGATGGAGATGTTTGAGACCACCATCACCTTCAAGCCGAAAGACCAGTGGCGGGCAGGCATGACCATGGACAAGCTGAAGGTCGAACTCAACAACGCCGTACGGGTACCCGGCCTGACCAACCTGTTCGTGCCGCCGATCCGCAACCGCATCGACATGCTGGCGACCGGTATCAAGAGTCCGATCGGCATCAAGGTGCTGGGTGCGAATGTCGACGCGTTGCAGGCGGTGGCCGACCAGATCGAAGTGGTGGCGCGCAAGGTGCCGGGCGTGAGTACGGCGATTGCCGAACGCGCGGCCAACGGACGCTACGTCGACGTGCATATCCGCCGTGCCGACGTGGCGCGTTACGGCTTGTCCCAGCAACAGGTGCAGGAGCTGATTGCTACGGTTGTCGGTGGAGACCCGATCGGACAAACGCTGGAAGGGCGCGAGCGCTATCCGATCGTGTTGCGCTATCCGCGTGCCGAGCGTGATTCGGTGGCCGCTCTGCGTGCGTTGCCGATCGTGGCAGCCAACGGTGCGCAGCTGACCCTGGCGCAAGCTGCCGATATCCGAGTGGTAGCCGGGCCGCCGATGCTCAAGAGCGAGAATGGGCAGCTGGCGACCTACGTCTACGTCGACACCGCCGGCCGCGATCTGGGCGCGGTGGTGACCGATCTGCAACACGCCGTGGCGCAGCAGGTGAAATTGCCCGCGGGGGTCACCGTGGCGTGGTCGGGCCAATTTGAATATCTGGCGCAGGCCATGCGTCGTCTGACATTGGTGGTACCCGTGGTCCTGCTTTTCGTCTTTCTACTGATCTACGCCGTGTTCCGGCGCATGAGCGAAGCGGCGCTGATCATGGCCAGTGTGCCGCTGGCCCTGGTTGGCGGGCTCTGGCTGATCTGGTTGCTGGGACACGCCGTGTCAGTGGCGACAATGATTGGCTTCATCGCCTTGGCGGGCGTGGCTGCCGAGTTCGGCGTGGTGATGATGCTGTATTTGCGCCACGCGTGGGATCGCCAATTGACCCTGGACCCACGTTCAGGTGTTGCCGAACTCGACGATGCGATCCGCGAAGGTGCGGTGCAGCGCGTAAGGCCGAAGGCGATGACCGTTGCCGTCATCATGGCCGGACTGCTGCCGATCCTGCTCGGTCACGGCGCTGGCTCCGAAGTCATGCAACGTATCGCCGCGCCGATGGTCGGCGGCATGCTCACGGCACCACTGCTGTCGATGCTGGTACTCCCGGCAGCGTTTCGTCTGTTGATGCTTCGCCGGCTGCGCGCACAGGCAAGACAGAACATCGTTCCTCAATCTCAATGGCAAGGAAACTGA
- the bioC gene encoding malonyl-ACP O-methyltransferase BioC has product MSDFQLDQQRVRRNFGHAANSYEQHDALQREVSDALIERLSFYLDSPMRVVDVGAGTGRGTALLKQKYPQAEVIAIDLALPMLRAAKQHSSWRKPFRRVCAEATALPLADHSVDVLFSNLCFQWVDDLPALFGECMRVLKPGGFLAFSSFGPDTLMELRAAWAEADQQAHVARFLDMHDVGDAMLTAGLRDPVLDVFRYTLTYSEPRKLLEELQGLGATNADRARSRGLTGRARYQRMLATYEAMRMDGRIPATWEVVSAHAWGPPVGQPRRVPGGEVATFSLDSLRGSRRK; this is encoded by the coding sequence ATGAGCGATTTTCAACTTGACCAGCAACGCGTGCGCCGCAACTTTGGCCACGCTGCCAACAGCTATGAACAGCACGATGCGCTGCAGCGCGAAGTCAGTGACGCGCTGATCGAACGGCTAAGCTTCTATCTCGACTCGCCAATGCGTGTCGTCGATGTTGGTGCCGGGACCGGCCGCGGCACCGCCTTGTTGAAGCAGAAATATCCCCAGGCTGAAGTCATCGCCATCGACCTCGCCCTGCCGATGTTGCGCGCGGCGAAGCAGCACAGCAGTTGGCGCAAGCCATTCCGTCGCGTCTGCGCCGAAGCCACCGCGCTGCCGCTGGCTGATCACAGCGTCGACGTGCTGTTCTCCAACCTGTGCTTCCAGTGGGTCGACGACTTGCCCGCGCTGTTCGGTGAATGCATGCGCGTGCTGAAACCCGGCGGCTTCCTGGCGTTCTCCAGCTTCGGCCCGGACACCTTGATGGAACTGCGCGCGGCGTGGGCCGAAGCCGACCAGCAAGCACACGTGGCGCGCTTCCTCGACATGCACGACGTCGGCGACGCCATGCTCACGGCTGGGCTGCGCGACCCGGTGCTCGACGTGTTCCGCTACACCCTCACCTACAGCGAACCACGCAAGTTGCTGGAAGAGCTGCAAGGCCTCGGCGCCACCAACGCCGACCGCGCCCGCTCACGCGGCCTCACCGGTCGTGCGCGCTACCAGCGCATGCTGGCTACCTACGAAGCGATGCGTATGGACGGCCGTATCCCGGCGACCTGGGAAGTCGTCAGCGCACATGCGTGGGGGCCGCCCGTGGGCCAGCCACGCCGCGTGCCCGGCGGCGAAGTGGCGACGTTCTCGCTTGATTCACTGCGTGGGTCACGGCGAAAGTAG
- the bioH gene encoding pimeloyl-ACP methyl ester esterase BioH, with protein MSLYIDKRGQGPTQLVMLHGWAMHGGVLEPLVEALEDQCTMHVVDLPGHGYSRDCGLPLEPRACAAAIAAQTPPAIWLGWSLGGLIALTAALELPRQVRGLVMLCATPKFVRDASWPNGSDAPLVHQLASDLEADYHATLERFLTLEAMGSADPRAELRHLRELVFARGEPDLRVLQEGIRILETSDRRAALPDLGVRSAWISGRRDRLVPPQAMAWSASQCGGKYTEIQQAGHAPFFGHADAVVQALQPLLAASSLEQVR; from the coding sequence GTGAGTCTGTACATCGACAAGCGCGGGCAGGGCCCGACCCAGTTGGTGATGCTGCATGGCTGGGCAATGCACGGCGGCGTGCTGGAACCGCTGGTCGAGGCACTGGAAGATCAGTGCACGATGCATGTGGTCGACCTGCCCGGCCATGGCTATTCACGCGACTGCGGCCTGCCGCTGGAACCGCGCGCCTGCGCTGCCGCCATTGCCGCGCAAACCCCGCCGGCGATCTGGCTGGGCTGGTCGCTGGGTGGACTGATCGCGCTCACCGCCGCACTGGAATTGCCACGCCAGGTACGCGGCCTGGTCATGCTGTGTGCCACGCCGAAATTCGTGCGCGATGCGAGCTGGCCGAACGGCAGTGATGCGCCACTGGTGCATCAGCTCGCCAGTGATCTGGAAGCCGATTATCACGCCACGCTCGAACGCTTCCTGACGCTGGAAGCGATGGGCAGCGCCGACCCACGCGCTGAGTTGCGCCATCTGCGCGAACTGGTGTTCGCCCGCGGCGAGCCCGATCTGCGCGTGCTGCAGGAAGGCATCCGGATTCTGGAAACCAGCGACCGCCGCGCCGCGCTGCCTGACCTGGGCGTACGCAGTGCGTGGATCAGTGGCAGACGCGACCGACTGGTGCCGCCACAGGCGATGGCATGGTCCGCCAGCCAGTGTGGCGGTAAATACACTGAGATCCAGCAAGCCGGCCACGCGCCGTTTTTTGGCCATGCCGACGCCGTCGTGCAGGCGCTGCAGCCGTTGCTGGCTGCTTCCTCCCTTGAGCAGGTTCGATGA
- a CDS encoding sulfurtransferase, producing MSIVNISAYKFISLDDLPALRERLLERCEVLALKGTILLAPEGINLFLAGSREQIDGFMASLHEDPRFADIAPKESLSDSVPFGRMRVRLKREIITMQAPAIRPEGGRAPAVDAPTLQRWLDQGHDDDGREVVLLDTRNDYETDLGKFAQAVDYRIASFTAFPAAIAADSARYEGKTLVSYCTGGIRCEKAVLHMQELGMQHVYQLEGGILKYLEDTDGTHWQGDCFVFDGRVAVDSKLAPTDVPMPAPRRDGKEITP from the coding sequence ATGTCGATCGTCAATATCTCCGCCTACAAGTTCATCAGCCTGGACGACCTGCCGGCGCTGCGCGAGCGACTGCTCGAGCGTTGCGAGGTGTTGGCCTTGAAGGGCACCATCCTGCTGGCGCCGGAAGGCATCAACCTGTTCCTCGCCGGCAGCCGCGAGCAGATCGACGGCTTCATGGCCAGTCTGCACGAGGACCCGCGCTTCGCCGATATCGCGCCGAAGGAATCGCTTTCCGACAGCGTGCCGTTCGGTCGCATGCGGGTGCGCCTGAAGCGCGAGATCATCACCATGCAAGCGCCCGCGATCCGCCCCGAAGGTGGCCGCGCGCCTGCCGTGGATGCACCAACCCTGCAACGCTGGCTGGATCAGGGTCACGACGACGATGGCCGTGAAGTGGTGTTGCTGGATACGCGCAACGATTACGAAACCGATCTTGGCAAGTTCGCCCAGGCCGTCGACTATCGCATTGCCAGCTTCACCGCCTTCCCTGCCGCCATCGCCGCCGACAGCGCGCGTTACGAAGGCAAGACCCTGGTGTCGTATTGCACCGGCGGCATCCGCTGCGAGAAGGCGGTGTTGCACATGCAGGAACTGGGCATGCAGCACGTCTATCAGCTGGAAGGCGGCATCCTGAAATATCTGGAAGACACCGACGGCACGCACTGGCAAGGTGACTGCTTCGTGTTTGATGGGCGTGTTGCGGTAGACAGCAAGCTGGCGCCGACTGACGTGCCGATGCCCGCGCCGCGCCGCGACGGCAAGGAAATCACGCCGTGA
- the bioF gene encoding 8-amino-7-oxononanoate synthase: protein MARTDLLQRLAAHTAAREHARLLRRLRIIEHADGPWLESGNRRLLSFCSNDYLGLAQHPQLVAALSRAARELGVGSTSAHLICGHRREHAELEEALAAWTGRERALLFSTGYMANLGVLQALLKEGDVCVQDKLNHACLLDGAKLSGAELKRYPHGDVPAAARQLAANPDAAALLATDGVFSMDGDVAPLPELAALCATEGASLMVDDAHGFGVLGADGAGSVSAAGLGQQEVPLLMATLGKALGCSGAFVAGSGGLVEGLIQFARPYIYTTAMPPALAAAALESVQLARREDWRREKLTALISQFRRGASELGLPLAASKSPIQPLLLGSAEAALAAAQSLEQQGLLVTAIRPPSVPAGQSRLRITLSAAHEEAHVERLLQVLETLKLDPPSRVGPGEAV, encoded by the coding sequence ATGGCCCGCACCGACCTGTTGCAACGCCTTGCCGCGCACACGGCCGCACGTGAGCACGCCAGGCTGTTGCGCCGCCTGCGCATCATCGAGCATGCCGATGGACCTTGGCTGGAGAGTGGCAATCGGCGTCTGCTGTCGTTCTGCAGCAACGACTACCTCGGTCTCGCACAACATCCACAATTGGTCGCAGCGCTGTCCCGCGCCGCCCGCGAACTGGGTGTCGGCAGTACTTCGGCGCACCTGATCTGCGGCCATCGGCGGGAACATGCCGAACTGGAAGAAGCGCTGGCCGCGTGGACCGGGCGCGAGCGCGCCCTGCTGTTTTCCACCGGCTACATGGCCAACCTCGGCGTGTTGCAGGCGCTGCTCAAAGAGGGCGACGTGTGCGTGCAGGACAAGCTCAATCATGCCTGCCTGCTCGACGGTGCAAAGCTCAGCGGCGCCGAACTGAAACGCTATCCGCATGGCGACGTGCCAGCTGCCGCCCGCCAGTTGGCCGCCAACCCGGATGCCGCGGCCCTGCTCGCCACCGATGGCGTGTTCAGCATGGATGGCGACGTGGCGCCCTTGCCCGAACTGGCGGCCTTGTGCGCCACTGAAGGCGCCAGCTTGATGGTCGACGATGCGCACGGTTTCGGCGTGCTCGGTGCCGACGGCGCGGGCAGCGTCAGCGCGGCCGGGCTCGGCCAGCAGGAGGTACCGCTATTGATGGCCACGCTGGGCAAGGCGCTGGGTTGCAGTGGCGCCTTCGTTGCGGGCTCGGGCGGTTTGGTCGAAGGCCTGATCCAATTCGCGCGTCCCTACATCTACACCACCGCGATGCCACCGGCACTGGCGGCGGCCGCACTGGAATCAGTGCAACTAGCCCGGCGCGAAGACTGGCGGCGCGAGAAACTGACGGCCTTGATCAGCCAATTTCGCCGCGGCGCCAGCGAACTGGGCCTGCCGTTGGCGGCATCGAAAAGCCCCATCCAACCGCTGCTGCTGGGCAGCGCCGAAGCCGCGCTGGCGGCCGCGCAATCACTGGAACAACAAGGCTTGCTGGTCACCGCGATCCGCCCGCCCAGCGTACCCGCCGGTCAGTCGCGGCTGCGTATCACGCTGTCGGCGGCACACGAAGAGGCACATGTGGAGCGCCTGTTGCAGGTACTGGAAACGCTGAAGCTCGACCCGCCGTCCAGGGTCGGCCCCGGCGAAGCCGTATAA
- the bioB gene encoding biotin synthase BioB, translating to MAETAVRHDWSRAEVTALFALPFNELLHRAHTVHREHHDPNAVQVSTLLSIKTGGCPEDCAYCPQAARYDTGVAAQKLLEIDDVLQRARAAKDAGASRFCMGAAWRGPKDRDIPRVAAIVRAVKDLGLETCATLGLLGDGHAQALKDAGLDYYNHNIDTAPEFYGEIIHTREYQDRLVTLEQVRGAGLKTCCGGIIGMGETREQRAGLLQALANLPEHPQSVPINQLVPVPGTPLANAEPLDPFEFVRAIAVARILMPLSIVRLSAGRQQMDDAVQALCFFAGAGSIFYGEKLLTTGNPDVEADRALFRRLDLHPMEVHESTGTVHADISDSSTTCGSGCGCSAAA from the coding sequence ATGGCTGAAACCGCCGTCCGCCACGACTGGAGCCGCGCCGAGGTCACCGCGCTGTTCGCCTTGCCGTTCAACGAACTGCTGCACCGCGCGCACACCGTGCATCGCGAGCACCACGATCCGAACGCCGTGCAGGTGTCGACTTTGTTGTCGATCAAGACGGGCGGCTGCCCGGAGGATTGCGCGTACTGCCCGCAGGCAGCGCGCTATGACACCGGGGTGGCAGCGCAAAAGCTGCTGGAAATCGATGACGTGCTGCAGCGCGCACGCGCCGCGAAGGACGCCGGTGCCAGCCGCTTCTGCATGGGCGCGGCATGGCGCGGACCGAAGGATCGCGACATTCCCAGGGTCGCTGCGATCGTGCGCGCGGTGAAAGACCTGGGCCTGGAAACCTGCGCCACCCTCGGCCTGCTTGGCGACGGTCACGCGCAAGCACTGAAGGATGCCGGCCTCGACTACTACAACCACAACATCGACACGGCGCCGGAGTTCTACGGCGAAATCATCCACACCCGTGAATATCAGGACCGGCTGGTCACCCTGGAACAAGTGCGCGGCGCCGGCCTGAAAACCTGCTGCGGCGGCATCATCGGCATGGGTGAAACGCGCGAGCAGCGCGCCGGCCTGCTGCAGGCATTGGCCAACCTGCCCGAGCATCCGCAATCAGTGCCGATCAACCAGCTGGTGCCGGTGCCCGGCACGCCACTGGCGAATGCTGAACCGCTGGACCCGTTCGAGTTCGTGCGCGCGATTGCGGTGGCGCGCATCCTGATGCCATTGTCGATCGTGCGGCTGTCTGCCGGCCGTCAGCAAATGGACGATGCGGTGCAGGCGCTGTGCTTCTTCGCCGGTGCCGGTTCGATTTTCTACGGCGAAAAACTGCTGACTACCGGCAACCCGGATGTGGAAGCGGATCGTGCCCTGTTCCGCCGGCTCGACCTGCATCCGATGGAAGTGCACGAATCCACCGGTACGGTCCACGCCGATATCAGTGACAGCTCAACCACCTGTGGAAGTGGCTGCGGCTGCAGCGCGGCGGCGTGA
- a CDS encoding ComF family protein → MGFLAIPWRRFRRFVLPLRCLLCNASGEHDIDLCSACAAELPRNSSCCARCALPLAVPAALCGECLRSQPPWDAAWAPFRYGWPLDRLESRYKFSSDLAAGRVLSTLWQRERPPLNLPQLLLTVPLHRSRLRRRGYNQALELARPLARSLGLPLRHDALLRRRSTTAQTELDAIARRRNVHGAFVLREGVALPAHVAILDDVMTTGATLAECARVLRRGGVQRIDVWALARAPSRRNE, encoded by the coding sequence ATGGGCTTTCTGGCCATACCATGGCGTCGATTTCGGCGCTTCGTGCTGCCGCTGCGTTGCCTGTTGTGCAACGCGTCTGGCGAGCACGATATCGATTTGTGCAGCGCCTGCGCCGCCGAGCTCCCACGCAACAGCAGTTGTTGTGCGCGTTGTGCGCTACCGCTGGCGGTGCCGGCGGCACTGTGTGGCGAGTGTCTGCGCAGCCAGCCGCCATGGGACGCCGCCTGGGCGCCATTCCGCTACGGCTGGCCGCTGGATCGACTGGAATCGCGCTACAAGTTTTCCAGCGATCTTGCCGCCGGTCGGGTTCTGTCCACCCTGTGGCAGCGCGAGCGGCCCCCGCTGAACCTGCCGCAATTACTGTTGACGGTGCCGCTGCATCGCAGCCGTCTGCGTCGTCGGGGTTACAACCAGGCACTGGAACTGGCGCGGCCACTGGCACGTTCGCTTGGCCTGCCGCTGCGACATGACGCGTTGCTGCGTCGTCGTTCCACTACCGCGCAAACCGAACTGGATGCGATCGCGCGTCGTCGCAACGTGCACGGCGCCTTTGTGCTGCGCGAAGGCGTTGCACTGCCGGCGCATGTGGCGATCCTCGATGACGTAATGACTACCGGCGCCACGCTCGCTGAGTGCGCGAGGGTATTGCGCCGTGGCGGTGTTCAGCGGATCGACGTGTGGGCGCTGGCGCGGGCGCCGTCGAGGAGGAACGAGTAG
- the ubiA gene encoding 4-hydroxybenzoate octaprenyltransferase translates to MLKWLLQKLPAKQREKALDYLVLTRMDRPIGALLLLWPTWWALWLAAGDFPPWKPLIIFTLGVFVMRAAGCAINDYADRKLDPLVARTAGRPIASGRVTPNEALIVFGALLAVAVVLVLFTNKLTIELSFAGAALAALYPFTKRFTYMPQVVLGAAFGWSIPMAFAAVTNTVPPLGWLLFIGNILWSVIYDTEYAMVDREDDLKAGAKSTAILFGDADLPILGVLMGTFLLTMVFVGQRAALGWPYWLGLLAAAGLFGYQHWLIRDRIREACLAAFRHNNWLGLTVWIGIVLALAVR, encoded by the coding sequence GTGCTGAAATGGCTGTTGCAGAAGCTGCCCGCAAAACAGCGCGAGAAGGCACTCGATTACCTGGTGCTGACCCGCATGGACCGGCCGATCGGTGCATTGCTGCTGCTGTGGCCGACGTGGTGGGCGCTATGGCTGGCGGCTGGCGACTTCCCTCCGTGGAAGCCGTTGATCATCTTCACCTTGGGCGTCTTCGTGATGCGTGCGGCAGGTTGCGCGATCAATGACTATGCCGACCGCAAGCTTGATCCGCTGGTGGCACGCACGGCGGGCCGACCGATCGCCAGCGGACGGGTGACACCGAACGAGGCCTTGATCGTGTTTGGCGCCCTGCTCGCCGTGGCGGTCGTACTGGTGTTGTTCACCAACAAGCTGACCATCGAGCTATCGTTCGCCGGCGCGGCGCTGGCCGCGCTGTATCCGTTCACCAAGCGTTTCACCTACATGCCGCAAGTGGTGCTGGGCGCGGCGTTTGGCTGGTCGATTCCGATGGCATTCGCTGCGGTAACGAACACGGTGCCGCCGCTGGGCTGGCTGCTGTTCATCGGCAATATCCTGTGGTCGGTGATCTACGACACGGAATACGCCATGGTGGATCGCGAGGACGATCTCAAGGCCGGGGCGAAATCCACCGCGATCCTGTTCGGCGATGCCGACCTGCCGATTCTTGGCGTATTGATGGGCACCTTCCTGCTGACCATGGTCTTTGTCGGCCAGCGCGCGGCACTGGGCTGGCCGTATTGGCTGGGCTTGCTGGCGGCTGCCGGCCTGTTCGGCTACCAGCACTGGCTGATCCGCGACCGCATCCGTGAAGCCTGTCTCGCCGCATTCCGCCACAACAACTGGCTCGGCCTGACGGTGTGGATTGGCATCGTGTTGGCACTGGCGGTGCGCTGA